The following proteins come from a genomic window of Hypanus sabinus isolate sHypSab1 chromosome 9, sHypSab1.hap1, whole genome shotgun sequence:
- the LOC132398877 gene encoding uncharacterized protein LOC132398877: MFREKPLEERTALLKEKRICFRCCSSTSHLARECTIAVKCPECGSPDHVEAMHPDLSPQTESAPSPPQQDGGEGEAHSRSIAVSTNCTEVCGQAQSSRSCSKICLTKVYPKGAKDKAIKAYVILDDQSNRSLVSPEFFKLFNIESERFPYYLKTCSGNMKTQGRKAEGIQIESLDGKVVICLPPLLECNEIMNNRAGIPTPSAVLHQPHLHHIAKHIPELDPKAEILLLLGRDVIQVHKVRQQINGPLNAPFAQRLDLGWVVIGEVCLGDVHKPMVNTLKTNVLESGRHSIFRPCPSVPCIKEAQQGVNKREASDESLGQSVFALTKYDNKLAQSAQDTISLKTKDTKVFRDEANNGVAPLPIREPRQRSPDNKEQAVKRFTSLRKTWKRKPEIQQRTRLAHEVLCTLMAEVTAIINAQSFLPVSSDPENPFILSPSTLLTQKAGAPPPPGDFSDKDLYTKQWRQVQALANQFWSRWRQKYLPLLQQRQKWTEPRRNLQVGDLVLLRDKQVARNSWPTARITATFPSEDGHVRKIELKTTDQGDVKIYQGPVTEVILLLPND, translated from the coding sequence atgtttagggaaaaaccccttgaagagaggacggctcttctcaaggagaaaagaatatgttttagatgctgttcctcaacctctcacctcgccagagagtgtacgatcgccgtgaagtgtccggaatgtggcagcccagatcacgtcgaggccatgcatcccgacctgtcaccacaaaccgagagcgctccttcacccccacaacaggacggcggggagggagaggctcactctaggtcaatagctgtcagcacgaactgtacagaagtttgcggtcaagctcagtcaagtcgttcttgttccaagatctgcctcactaaggtgtaccctaaaggagccaaagacaaggccatcaaagcctatgtgattctggacgatcagagcaatcgttcactagtcagtccagagttctttaaattgttcaacattgagagtgagcggttcccatactacctcaaaacttgctcaggcaacatgaaaacccaaggaaggaaggcagaaggcatccagatcgagtccctggatggtaaagtcgtcatctgtctccctccgctcttagagtgcaatgaaatcatgaataaccgcgctgggatcccgacaccaagtgcggtgctacaccagccgcatctccaccacatcgccaaacacatcccagaactggatccgaaagcggaaatactcctgctattaggaagagatgttatccaggtacacaaggttaggcagcagatcaatggaccactcaacgcccccttcgcgcaacgtctggatctgggctgggtggtgataggagaggtgtgtctcggtgacgtacacaaaccgatggttaacacactcaagaccaatgtgctagagagtggccgccattcaatctttcgaccctgcccgagtgtcccgtgcatcaaggaagcacaacaaggcgttaacaagcgcgaggcaagcgacgagtcgctgggccagtcagtcttcgctctaacgaagtatgacaacaaacttgcacaatcagctcaagataccatttctttaaaaaccaaagacaccaaggtcttcagagatgaagcaaataatggggttgccccattgccaatcagagaaccacgccagcgctcaccagataacaaagagcaggcagtcaaacggttcacgtccttacggaaaacctggaaaaggaaacctgagatacagcaacgcacccgattggcccacgaggtactgtgcaccctaatggcagaggtcacagccattataaacgcacaatcattcctacctgtgtcttctgacccagaaaacccctttatactttcgccatcaacgctccttacgcagaaggcaggagcacctcctccaccaggagacttctcagacaaggatttgtacacaaagcaatggagacaagtccaggctctggcaaatcagttctggtcccgctggagacaaaaatatctacctttgttgcaacagagacaaaagtggacagaaccccgaaggaatcttcaagttggagacttagtcctgctcagggacaagcaagtcgctcgcaacagctggccaacggccagaatcactgctacattccctagcgaggatggacatgtcaggaagatcgaattgaagactaccgaccaaggcgatgtgaaaatttaccaagggccagttacagaagttattctacttctacccaatgactga